The bacterium genome has a segment encoding these proteins:
- a CDS encoding aspartate aminotransferase family protein produces the protein MKGFELPLIRTEVPGPVSKDLMNRLKSVECRNITYVSDDFPIFIEKSYMVNVWDVDGNRFVDLTSFFGVSLIGHNHPLVRESINTADIVNGMGDVLPSLSKVELLEGINLLLGGGYKGILAQNGADSVESAIKTAWLYTGRQKVISFENAYHGLSIGTLPVTFNPKFRQPFCGTIPDWGISVPFPGLKKSSEEVLQIIERHLQSGNVAMILLEPIQARGGIRKFPTEFVKKISEMAKDFNVLLAFDEIFTGFGRCGKLFAFEYFDVKPDIIILGKALSSSFPISAMMAREEVMDAWPVSEGEAIHTSTFLGHPLICKVAKNVLDHIQKNRLWDEADSKGNYFIKKLIALQEEFREFVVDVRGWGLLIGIELKGISAFDISRALLKKGYITLPSGPYGEVLELTPPVVITEEIIDNFVAVLREVLSQ, from the coding sequence ATGAAGGGCTTTGAACTTCCTCTAATAAGAACAGAGGTGCCCGGACCGGTTTCCAAAGATTTAATGAATCGTTTAAAATCTGTGGAGTGTCGGAATATCACATATGTTTCAGACGATTTTCCCATATTTATTGAAAAGAGTTATATGGTGAATGTGTGGGATGTCGATGGGAACAGATTTGTTGACCTGACCTCCTTTTTTGGCGTTTCCCTAATTGGGCACAATCACCCTCTTGTTCGGGAGTCTATCAACACGGCTGATATTGTCAATGGGATGGGTGACGTTTTGCCTTCCCTTTCTAAAGTGGAACTTCTGGAGGGGATTAATTTATTGTTAGGTGGTGGATATAAAGGTATTCTTGCACAAAATGGCGCCGATTCGGTTGAATCTGCTATAAAGACTGCTTGGCTTTACACCGGAAGACAAAAAGTGATCTCCTTTGAGAATGCTTACCATGGGCTTTCCATAGGAACCTTACCCGTGACTTTTAATCCCAAATTTAGACAGCCTTTTTGCGGGACAATACCAGATTGGGGTATATCTGTTCCATTCCCAGGGCTAAAAAAGAGTTCAGAAGAGGTCTTGCAGATCATTGAAAGACACTTGCAGAGTGGTAACGTAGCGATGATTCTCCTTGAACCTATCCAAGCTCGAGGAGGTATTAGGAAGTTTCCGACGGAATTTGTAAAAAAGATATCGGAAATGGCAAAAGATTTCAATGTTCTTCTTGCCTTTGATGAGATTTTTACAGGTTTTGGGAGGTGTGGTAAACTCTTTGCCTTCGAGTACTTTGATGTAAAGCCTGATATAATAATCCTTGGCAAGGCTTTGTCGTCATCTTTCCCCATTTCCGCAATGATGGCGAGGGAAGAAGTAATGGACGCCTGGCCTGTCTCAGAAGGTGAAGCTATTCATACCAGCACGTTTTTAGGCCATCCATTGATATGCAAAGTTGCAAAAAACGTTCTGGACCACATACAGAAAAACAGACTGTGGGACGAAGCAGATTCAAAAGGAAATTACTTCATTAAAAAGCTTATAGCTCTCCAAGAGGAGTTTAGAGAATTTGTCGTGGATGTAAGGGGGTGGGGCCTCCTTATAGGGATTGAACTCAAAGGAATTTCAGCCTTTGACATCTCGAGAGCGCTCCTTAAAAAAGGTTATATAACACTGCCTTCCGGTCCTTATGGAGAAGTTTTGGAATTAACGCCACCTGTAGTGATAACTGAGGAAATTATTGATAATTTTGTCGCCGTACTTAGGGAAGTTCTAAGCCAATGA
- the dacB gene encoding D-alanyl-D-alanine carboxypeptidase/D-alanyl-D-alanine-endopeptidase: protein MIKLILMFSVLYYEPKTFTNLKDVVEYYKPKRGFTGIVILDRKGQEVFSYNGDSYFVPASLNKILIASTFLHFLGPSYTFKTSLLRDSKSGNLYFLASGDPSLKVKDLFEIFSFIKSAGILSFDTLYLVDWAYDSVRYGMGWQFNNLAKGYMAPVSSFILENNVVKISLFKMNGLGTRVVPFPRTSFFKSFTRGGRSYKVYDMVRGDTVITIFEGDIGKQIFTTRSIITPENFFKEQVDSLLRILSIKVKDIKIITDLPALRFDTLYIYDSKPAYILLMDFMKYSLNIYGEAFLKTLGRELYGGKGSFEKGLAAVDSFLKVAELSDHFKPADGSGLSRYNLATPHGFAQLLYYHYKNMSHFPEFASLLAIANVDGTLANNYKDLRGIFRGKTGTLSGVTNLAGYIRTRKGEDYIYVVMLNNTPGSPKYFVEKVLKFIYETM, encoded by the coding sequence ATGATTAAATTAATACTGATGTTTTCGGTTTTGTATTATGAGCCCAAAACCTTCACAAATTTGAAGGATGTGGTTGAGTACTATAAGCCTAAACGCGGGTTTACGGGAATCGTCATTCTGGACAGAAAGGGGCAAGAAGTTTTTAGCTACAATGGAGATAGTTATTTTGTTCCCGCTTCGCTTAATAAGATTTTGATTGCATCAACTTTTCTCCATTTTCTTGGCCCCTCCTATACTTTCAAAACCAGTCTTTTAAGAGACTCCAAAAGTGGCAATCTTTATTTTCTGGCGAGTGGTGATCCATCCTTAAAGGTAAAGGACCTTTTTGAAATCTTTTCTTTTATTAAAAGCGCTGGCATTTTGAGTTTCGATACGCTTTACCTGGTTGACTGGGCGTATGACTCCGTTAGATATGGGATGGGCTGGCAATTCAACAACTTAGCCAAGGGGTACATGGCGCCTGTTAGCTCTTTTATATTAGAAAATAACGTGGTGAAGATCTCGCTTTTCAAAATGAACGGATTAGGAACTCGAGTGGTTCCATTTCCCCGAACATCGTTCTTTAAATCCTTTACTCGAGGTGGCCGTAGTTATAAAGTGTATGACATGGTTCGCGGTGATACTGTTATAACAATTTTCGAAGGGGACATAGGTAAACAGATTTTTACTACGAGGAGCATAATAACGCCCGAAAATTTTTTCAAAGAGCAGGTTGATTCCTTGTTAAGGATTCTTTCAATTAAAGTAAAAGATATCAAAATTATAACGGATTTACCTGCATTAAGGTTTGATACTCTTTACATTTACGACTCAAAGCCTGCTTACATTCTTTTGATGGATTTTATGAAGTACAGCTTAAATATATATGGTGAGGCCTTTTTAAAGACCCTTGGTAGAGAGCTATATGGAGGGAAGGGAAGTTTTGAGAAAGGGTTGGCAGCAGTTGATAGTTTTCTTAAAGTTGCCGAGCTCTCTGACCATTTTAAACCTGCTGATGGATCGGGCCTTTCAAGGTATAATCTGGCAACCCCCCACGGTTTTGCTCAATTACTTTATTATCATTACAAAAATATGAGCCACTTCCCCGAATTTGCATCTTTGCTTGCAATTGCGAATGTCGATGGGACTCTTGCGAACAATTACAAGGATTTGCGCGGAATTTTTCGCGGGAAAACAGGAACTCTTTCAGGGGTAACTAATCTTGCGGGATACATAAGGACGAGGAAGGGTGAGGATTATATCTATGTCGTTATGTTGAACAATACTCCGGGCTCACCCAAATATTTTGTAGAGAAAGTTTTAAAATTTATTTACGAGACAATGTAA